The sequence below is a genomic window from Ciona intestinalis chromosome 1, KH, whole genome shotgun sequence.
aatgaaAGAACAAGTGTTAACTtcttattctcgcgtggcagtgccatgacagtcgttatgttACTGAGTCaatcttttaaacaaagtttcagacagtgtattttttattcaagtcAATCTACTTTTTTAGATTAGAAAATCTGTAGTTTGACTTACCAGTATAACCTGCAGTTCCCAAAAGACCAAGAGTTAATACAATGTTAAATATCTGTACGACAATGTTCAGAATATGAAACATCTTGCAGGGTTGATTtcctataaaaaatatatatatttgaccaCTTATCTGTTAAGTTAACTGACTCATAGCTGTAATTTGGgcgtgttttattaaattattcttCCAGTTCCTATTATGcctaatatattgtattaattGGGTAATTTGAGTAATCTTTCATTTGTATAGTCTTGTATCATACAATCTAACctaatgtatattatagtagggtgggggaagatggaacacctttagcacataataccaaATATTcagattgtgttttatacaattaacaaaggtgtatgagagtcgtggggatacttttttataaagttctttgtttactaccaaatgggaagagaaaataggattgaaaaggtgtcccatcttactagTGCTATAAACCAACTACTATCTAGTGCTGGACTTCCCAAAACCGTGACCATTGCCGTGCATAGTTTATACTAATAACCATGAATGGTAGCGAAAAAATTGAATAGGGGTTGGGAAGCTCTGGAATGGAATTCTCGGCTATCGACTAAACTAGGCACATCCTAATTTcgatttggatttttttagtcGCTCTACAAAAATTTAGTCAGTAAATTTTGACCGTCTTAACTTCTGTAATAAGAAACGCACATAATTTAGTTAGTCGactaaacttgaaaaaaacacCGCCTTAATTTCCAGTCGGCCAACTAAAGAACGTAGTAACCAATAGTTACCGCGACCGATTAtagtttagtcggtagccgAGAATACCAACCCCGGTCTAGTAGAAATACCTCTGCTCTCCTGAGTGATTGTACTTAATTTAGAAGGACATCTTTCATCTGAGGTAATCCTACGAATACATCTCGGTTCATCGGGACAAATACCTGACACACATTGTGTGGATTGTACCGCTGTGTCTCTAAGAAATCAAAATTGAATGTtactacataaaaaaatatgttaatttaGATAAAGTAAATACGAATACTGGCATATTATTGGTTCAGACAAAAGTATATTCATACTTGTACGGccaaattaaattatgttacttctgacttacaaaaaatgtattgcATTGAATGAACccatggggtaagatggtccaaaTTTGGtctcttttattgtttcattgaaaaaaaattacagaaacaTATAACTGTATCTGGCATctttacgactctaaaagggcATTgctattattcaaatatatgaTTAGgatataaagaaaattaattatgtgctaaattgctaatggtatccatctaaccccacagtacttaAGAACTATGCGTGGAATATACATTTCACAGGCACTAAAACTTTATacacacaggggaggcagcggcagggatagttagaaaTACATTTATAGAGGACAAACCTAACttattggtttaaatgtttactgaataatGCAATGCAGAAAATTTCAGAATGAGCCCGCACACCCTGCCActccaggtttggtgcctatgcaTAGTAcgatagtactgtgggataagatcaTAAACCCTGTTCTgaacaatgaacaacggtcttacagtcgtgagaatgtgaatatttaattttgtaaacactAAATAATTTTGGTTTATAGCAAAATGTGACAGGAAAAAGTttgaaacatgtcccatcttaccccaccatacatTGATACATAATACTGTACAATAGCGAGTAGTTCTACAGTTTATGCAATTTAGGCATATTACTTTGGGACTGTGGTGAACGGTAGACCTTCCCCCTCAGTGACTGTTTCCAATAGGGCAGCTGGTACTCCGCGCTTGACTAATAAGTCGGACAACGTTGTCTTGATGTGGTTTTCTTCAATGTCTTGCGCAAGAAAAGATGCAATTGTTGACTCGGAGGGCGATACTGTAAGATCCGTTGCGTCTTGTGTTGCCAGTGGTTTATCTTGATTAGTGCTGTTGCGGCGTTGGTTTAAGCTGTCTCGTCGTTCAGCTGGCAGTATCGGGTCGACGTCATTGTGTATTTGCGGCTGCGCTTCGCCGGAAAAACCGAACTCGTGCGCCTTTTGCCGAAAGTAACCGAGAATAGATCTTTTATTTGTTATGGGGTGTAGGTTTCGTGGAAAAGACACGTCTCGGTCGACTGGTTGATAAAGAGGGTTCTCTGTGATATCAGCGGCACAACAAGCATCTGATCGACATGGTTCTGATATCATGTCTCTTGATGTTCCTGACTTGGCCGGAGGCATGTTTTCGTTTTGGTCTATGATGTATTCTCTGGATTTTCTTCGAAAAAACTCGAATTCTTGATTTGAACCACACGGTTGCAACTCAGGCTCAGCGgttttttcattctttacATAATCGTCTTCCCATTTGTAATCTTCATAATCCTGAGCGACGTGATCAACAAGTGCTTTGCGATTGCCTCTTTGACACTCAGGGTTTGGGTCGTTTCTTGCGCAGCATTGTTTTGCACGGCAAGGcatagtttgtttttgtttttcgtcTTTATTCGCTTGTGCATGGGGCACACTCGGCAATGTCTCGTCGGGggcaaaatattgttttgaagATTTAATAAACAGTTGTAAATCCTCCAGACTTTCGTTTACCATGCCTGTTTTATCGAATTTACTATCGTTAGTACATTCTCCAATTGGAACATCGTAAAAGTAACTTTCTTCTTCATTTGCCGTGTTCGCACTATCGCAAAGATTTGCTGCTGTCGAACTGTGTAGGTTAGCTCCCATGGTATTACAactactgttttgtttttgtctctGCTGGTCAAGCAAACGTTTCATGCGTGCAACCGCAGTTTCGCCAGTCTCCATTTTTCTAAAAGATACGCCAAGATTCGCAGCAGTTTCCCTTTCGTCTTGAAAAGGCTGAAACTGTACAGCGCGAAAATTACTGGGGGCTAATCGCCTGTCCGGTGTGTTGAATTTAACACCTTTGCCGACTTTTTGATCATTGGGATTTCGGTCCATTTTGCACCAAATTGGCATACCACTTCCGCAaggaacatccgtgttattcTGTTTATTCAGATCTTCGGTCAAACTAGATATTTCTGCGACTGTTGGTACTGGAGATGCTTTTCCTTGGTCTTCATCGCTAAATACGGGTATATCAGAGCTAGTTACTGTCTCCCAAAATGAAAACATCTTGTTTCGCCAATGCCTTATTTTAACAGCTGTACTTTTGTGTGTAAAGTAAACTAATGTCTGATTTTTAGAGATTTTTACCCGTTAAGTTGTGACACAGgcggtattatgacgtaatacaaGATACGGTTCACAGCGCATGAcctttttacataaaacagCACACGTTGAACGTAGACGTATTATGTAGTAAAGTGATGTAATAGCCAGACAGGAGTTTTAATGGAAAGATATTGGCTTAGCGCATTGTACAAGTACAGTCTTAAATCTATTACTACTGTAACGAATACTAGTATGTAAAGTTTATCTGAATAAAATCCcactagttttagtttatttttacacctaactttgtgttaattttttgattatataagtgttttaaacaaaaatttcttGTGCTGTAACAGAAGTAACACATTTATATACAGAAGTAATATCAGTAACACAACACTAATGTTTAATGAATTCGAACCTTGCTAGATTTAGAGCAACTTATATTTGTGTTCTAAAAGAATTTACAAATTGCCGAAACAGTCTTGGTTTTGGGTTTACTTCTTCTAGAAGGAAGCTATCTCTTACCGACCGTTGTAAAAATAGTAGTAAGTAATATTTCATTTCATGCTGTTGCTGTCAGGGATTTTATGAGACTGAATtatcttctggcaattttGTAATTGGGTAACAATAAGTAATAACTTTATACTAaggtaatattttgtttaaagtctACTATTGTGGTAATAAAAAgaatacattaaatatatatatatatatttttaaaataacagaaaattttttataggttttaaaatgtcaacAACAATCAACTGTTACAGTAGTTCTGAAAATGAAAGTTTCAACACTGGCAGTGGAATTATAGGCGGTTATGAACCTGCTAAAATATCCAGCAACATTCTGCCTTCTGCTATGAAAACCAAGTTCTTTAAACTATCTCACACAAATGACAATGAAGATGTGATTGAAAGTTGTGTTCGAATCCTACATCGTGGAGGAATCGTAGCACTTCCAACTGATACTCTATACGGTGTTGCCTGCCTCGCCCAAAGCACTGAAGCTGTTGAAAAACTTTATGAAATCAAAGCTCGAAACCCGCTGAAGCCCGTAGCCATTTGCGTTGGTGACCTGTACAAAGTTTGCCAGTGGACACGCTTCCCCCAAGGCCTTATTCAGTCTGTTTCAAAAACCCTTGGTTTAGAAGACCAGTTAGACTGCCAGCGGCCGTCTTCACCTGGTGTTTTGTATGGTCTTCTTGAAGACTTACTTCCAGGTCCAGTCACAATAGTTACAGAAAGAAGTCCTTCGTTAAACAACACACTTAATCCTAAAACGTCTCTCGTTGGTATCAGAGTACCCGACCATAAATTCATTAAAGATCTAACTAATCGTCTGCGTGAGCCTTTGGCCCTTACATCTGCAAACGTCAGTGGAGAAGAGTCTTCCCTAAGAATTGAAGACTTCAGAAGTTTGTGGCCCAAACTTGATGCAGTGGTAGATGACGGCGAAGTAGGAACAAGATATGTTAACAAGACATTACAATACGCCAAAGAGGGATCCACAGTTGTACAGATCTTGAATGATGGTGTCTCATTTAAAATCTTGCGTCCAGGGTGTGCGTATGAAAATactgtttctgttttaaagtGTAAATATGGTCTTAAACTCACAATGTAGTTTTGGAACTGGAACTGTTTCTGAACCAGTCTTAACTGCTTAGTTTTTCTAGTAACtatgtttttcttgtttaaacaTCTCTAAAACTCTGTTGACAGCAACTGTAAATTTAATACAGCTTTAAGTTTATATCAACTAAGTTTGTACGgctgtatatattaaaacatatctaCAGTTATTAAAGCACAAACTCACAGCAAAAGCAAACCATTGGTGTGCTTGCCTGCTTAAACTACATTACCATAGTATTTTGCTTTTCCTAAGCGGCTGATGCCTAGTAGCACTAAGTCTTATGCTGCACATTCTGTTTCCAATTACATTTAGAATCCCATGACACAGTATTGAGTTACAGAAAAAATGCTATCTattcaattattttgttttcaactCTTTGCATTTATGATTTTACCAATTTACAATCACATTCAAAACTATCTTTTGTGTTTTCTACCTTACACCAATACACACACGTATTATGTCACACCATTCCATGCCTCGAAAATAAAATTCCTGCCTTGCCTAAAACTCTTTAATTTCAGGGTTTTTTATGAACATACCAGCAGAAAATGTATTGTATTTAAGTTAAACCACGTTTTCacattgttttattacctGGATttgtcaaataaataaacatgctaagattttaagttttatttaataaaaaatagaattttagGTGTTTAGAAAACCATCAGGTAAGCATACCGCCAACTAGGTTGCGTCATTATAAACTGCCTAGCTAGAAACCGGTGCGCATTTTCTCGTGTTAATAATTTGTCATAGGGTAATGTTTAGGTACAACAAGGTAGAACACCTGTAGGGCTGTGGCATATCATTTTCAAGTATTCTGATGTGGTTTGAATAATTGACAACGGTCCGTGACAGACGTGAGGACaacgcttatatatatacatataagcgttggtatatatacatataagcgttggtatgtatatataagcgttggtgaggatacggttttataattcaactaaagttctttgtttattatcaaattagatgagaaaatagagtgaaaatgAGTCCTATCggcccccaacctactatattatacttgTTTATATGTTAAGGTATTTTGGGTTGCCTTGTTACCCTGTTTCGTGAAAAATTATTGAGAGAAAACTGCGCTAAAGTATCATTGATGCAACTAAACCTGTCTGACACGCTGCGGCAACTTTAttggttatttttattcacatGTGGTCGAAAGAGAGCAGAATATGTGCGGTTGGTTAATTACAAATTACCGACGATGTAACTTGGTGTACTAAAGCTTATTGGCGTCATTCCCAATATAGCTCTTTTCAAAAGTTCCCACCAAcgtatgatatagtagggtgggggaagataggacactttttgtttagttttctctttttatttggtagtaaacaaagaacattcaatgaattataaaaccgtatcttcacgactttcacagaccgttgttaattgtttaaaacacgatcagtctatttggatattaggtgttaaaggtgtcccatcttcccccactctactacataTATTTAGCTATGTCTGGAAACATGACAACTGCAATGCGAAATATCCGTTTGACACGGAACATGCTCTGCAACAAATAAGTTTACtgtaacccagtggtcattaatgggtcatccaaattatcagccatacataaaaaataaaaaaaaaattccaaaaatgATCATTCACGAAGTAACGTACACGGTAACTTGTATGCTGgaacgaagtgtatgaaacagagtaacgactgtcgtattCCGACCACGCATGTATAcagcaagttatattcattcattcgagCTAATCAGCTAATACAAGCTAATATGCCAAGTGTCACCGTTTGAAATTAACAAGAAGCAACGAAATTTAATAATTCCAAATATGGTTATAGGAGCATCAAATTGTAAGCAACAATACGCGACCATTTGTTGAATAAAACTGCGGCATACGGTGCATGAAGTCGAACCGCTAGCTGCTGAAATTGTCTGCTTTACAATCCGTTACGCATTTTAATCGCACGGGCACACTGAGTCCCTTTTCCCGCTCCCCGCTCTTCCAGGTAACCACGGCTCAGTAGGGATGCCGGTTCAAGCAAGAAGTAATAGCTCGAACAGCATGGTATAAGGTTTAACCATTCCAGCTCCAATTTGTAGCAGCAGTTAGCGTGTGGGACTGCTGAAACTGCTGGTATATGGAAATTTCAAATTctgaaattgtttaaatttccaaAACAAAATGGCTTATTTGAACGAAATGCGCATACCGAAATATGTTTGACttcattttctaaaaaatctaAGTATAAGCAACGATATATtgttgggtggggtaagacgggacacctttagcatataatattcaaatatcctgatcttgttttgaataaatgacaacggtctatgaaaatCGTGAgagtacggttttataattctttgaatgttctttgtttactactaaataaaacggaaaaacaaaataacatgtgtcccatctacccctaTAACCTACTATAAAACTAGCAAAACTCATAAAGGTTTTTCTGTATTGTGTCAAGAAACAGCATAAATATATAGCTGTGTACGTACATACACGTCAGGAAATGTGACTGTGTCAAGCGAAACGATAGCAGTCAATGTACAACTATACGTCCGCTGGCGTAAACGACATTTTCTCGGtaatctgaaacaaaaaaataatatttgtttctcATTTTCCTACGTTAATGTTGGGTTCGGCTAATGTTAGTATTTAGCCTAGCGTGAACGGTACATTTTGAAAACTGTGCAGAAAGAAGACCGGCAAAATTTTGCATTAAAGCATTAGGAATTATATAGCCTACTCACAAATGTGCGCGAAAATATAAGTTTGTCTGTGGAATTTGCAGCATGCCAACTGAACGTATTACGTCTGAAGATTGAGACCTTTCGGGATAAATCTCTCTCAGCCTGTCGAGAGTAATAAGGCGGTCCCTTTGACATGGTTTCCGGTATAGTGACAGTAACAACCATAGCGGCGAAATCGCTTTGGTGGCTTGATTACTTGATTGAAAGCGAACTCAAAGCGCTCCTTGTAACAGGTTGTCGTAATCCGTCTCCAATCTAAGAAACACGCACACACGAAGTACCGTTTTAGAAACCCttcaaattgaaatatacTGCATACCTAACGATATACATTTTTACGTGGAGTCCTAAGActtactatagtagggtgggaga
It includes:
- the LOC101243137 gene encoding uncharacterized protein LOC101243137, with product MFSFWETVTSSDIPVFSDEDQGKASPVPTVAEISSLTEDLNKQNNTDVPCGSGMPIWCKMDRNPNDQKVGKGVKFNTPDRRLAPSNFRAVQFQPFQDERETAANLGVSFRKMETGETAVARMKRLLDQQRQKQNSSCNTMGANLHSSTAANLCDSANTANEEESYFYDVPIGECTNDSKFDKTGMVNESLEDLQLFIKSSKQYFAPDETLPSVPHAQANKDEKQKQTMPCRAKQCCARNDPNPECQRGNRKALVDHVAQDYEDYKWEDDYVKNEKTAEPELQPCGSNQEFEFFRRKSREYIIDQNENMPPAKSGTSRDMISEPCRSDACCAADITENPLYQPVDRDVSFPRNLHPITNKRSILGYFRQKAHEFGFSGEAQPQIHNDVDPILPAERRDSLNQRRNSTNQDKPLATQDATDLTVSPSESTIASFLAQDIEENHIKTTLSDLLVKRGVPAALLETVTEGEGLPFTTVPKDTAVQSTQCVSGICPDEPRCIRRITSDERCPSKLSTITQESRGNQPCKMFHILNIVVQIFNIVLTLGLLGTAGYTVALYWQVATLAQEVMQELNEWHSAQQS
- the LOC100179694 gene encoding yrdC domain-containing protein, mitochondrial, which encodes MNSNLARFRATYICVLKEFTNCRNSLGFGFTSSRRKLSLTDRCKNSSFKMSTTINCYSSSENESFNTGSGIIGGYEPAKISSNILPSAMKTKFFKLSHTNDNEDVIESCVRILHRGGIVALPTDTLYGVACLAQSTEAVEKLYEIKARNPLKPVAICVGDLYKVCQWTRFPQGLIQSVSKTLGLEDQLDCQRPSSPGVLYGLLEDLLPGPVTIVTERSPSLNNTLNPKTSLVGIRVPDHKFIKDLTNRLREPLALTSANVSGEESSLRIEDFRSLWPKLDAVVDDGEVGTRYVNKTLQYAKEGSTVVQILNDGVSFKILRPGCAYENTVSVLKCKYGLKLTM